The following coding sequences are from one Primulina eburnea isolate SZY01 chromosome 15, ASM2296580v1, whole genome shotgun sequence window:
- the LOC140813778 gene encoding pyruvate kinase isozyme A, chloroplastic-like — MAQSLNLFTSTSHSPKPLISKPSLPFPHSNFRLPMAKNLNKSPVCVEASAPDANPSIFTSGNGAGGILSVALQDHLRFQVVSDSSSIEVDAVTEAELKENGFRSTRRTKLICTIGPSSCKPEQLEALAVGGMNVARINMCHGTREWHREVIQRVRRLNEEKGYAVAIMMDTEGSEIHMGDLGGSSSAKAEDGEIWTFSVRAFDSGLPEHTINVSYEGFAEDVKVGDELLVDGGMVRFEVIEKIGPDVKCLCTDPGLLLPRANLTFWRDGSLVRERNAMLPTISSKDWLDIDFGIAEGVDFIAISFVKSAEVIKHLKSYIKARARDKDVSVIAKIESIDSLKNLEEIIKASDGAMVARGDLGAQIPLEQVPSEQQKIVQVCRQLNKPVIVASQLLESMIEYPTPTRAEVADVSEAVRQRADALMLSGESAMGLYPEKALAVLRSVSVRIEKWWREQKRHEAMELPGIASSFGDCISEEICNSAAKMANNLEVDAIFVYTKSGHMASLLSRCRPDCPIFAFTTTTTVRRRLNLQWGLIPFRLSFSDDMETNLNKTFSLLKARGMIKSGDLVIAVSDMLQSIQVMNVP; from the exons ATGGCTCAATCTCTCAACCTGTTCACCTCCACCTCCCACTCCCCAAAACCACTCATCTCAAAACCCTCACTCCCTTTCCCCCACTCTAATTTCCGTCTTCCGATGGCCAAAAACCTCAATAAATCCCCCGTTTGTGTTGAAGCCTCTGCACCTGATGCCAATCCATCAATTTTTACCTCCGGCAACGGCGCCGGAGGGATTTTATCCGTTGCACTCCAGGACCACCTTCGTTTCCAGGTGGTGTCTGATTCGAGCTCAATTGAAGTAGACGCGGTTACGGAGGCAGAACTGAAGGAGAATGGGTTCCGGAGCACGCGGCGGACGAAGCTGATTTGTACGATCGGCCCATCTTCGTGTAAGCCTGAGCAGCTGGAGGCCCTGGCGGTTGGCGGGATGAATGTCGCGAGGATTAATATGTGTCATGGAACGCGCGAGTGGCATCGTGAGGTGATTCAGCGGGTGAGGAGATTGAATGAGGAGAAGGGGTATGCTGTGGCGATTATGATGGATACTGAGGGGAGTGAGATTCACATGGGAGATCTTGGTGGTTCGTCTTCCGCAAAAGCTGAG GATGGTGAAATATGGACTTTCAGTGTTCGAGCTTTTGATTCAGGTCTTCCTGAACACACTATCAATGTGAGCTATGAAGGCTTTGCTGAAG ATGTAAAAGTAGGTGATGAACTTCTGGTAGATGGTGGAATGGTGAGATTTGAAGTGATTGAGAAAATTGGTCCAGATGTCAAGTGTTTATGTACTGATCCTGGGCTCCTGTTACCCAGGGCCAATCTTACTTTCTGGCGTGATGGTAGCTTAGTAAGGGAACGCAATGCAATGCTGCCTACAATTTCCTCCAAG GATTGGCTGGACATTGATTTTGGGATTGCTGAGGGTGTTGATTTTATTGCTATATCATTTGTCAAGTCTGCTGAGGTTATAAAGCATCTTAAGAGCTATATTAAGGCACGAGCTCGTGATAA AGACGTGTCTGTGATTGCAAAAATAGAAAGTATTGACTCGTTGAAGAACTTGGAAGAAATCATTAAAGCATCGGATGGAGCTATGGTGGCGAGAGGAGATCTTGGTGCGCAAATCCCCTTGGAGCAAGTTCCATCGGAACAGCAAAAAATAGTTCAAGTCTGTAGGCAATTAAATAAGCCTGTAATTGTTGCGAGTCAGTTGCTTGAATCTATGATAGAATACCCCACACCAACCAGAGCTGAAGTAGCTGATGTTTCTGAAGCAGTTCGCCAACGAGCAGATGCCTTGATGCTTTCCGGTGAGTCGGCAATGGGACTGTACCCTGAAAAGGCTTTGGCCGTATTGAGAAGTGTTAGCGTGAGAATTGAGAAATGGTGGAGAGAGCAGAAACGTCACGAAGCTATGGAACTCCCTGGTATAGCATCTTCTTTTGGTGACTGCATTTCAGAAGAGATATGCAACTCTGCTGCTAAGATGG CCAATAACTTGGAGGTTGATGCGATATTTGTTTACACCAAATCTGGTCACATGGCATCTCTTCTGTCACGTTGCAGACCCGACTGCCCCATTTTTGCATTTACTACAACCACAACTGTGCGGCGACGCCTGAACCTGCAATGGGGTCTAATACCATTCCGTTTGAGCTTTTCTGATGATATGGAGACTAACCTCAACAAAACTTTCTCCTTACTCAAAGCACGGGGAATGATAAAATCAGGTGACCTGGTAATTGCTGTCTCAGACATGTTGCAATCTATTCAAGTTATGAACGTCCCTTAG
- the LOC140815276 gene encoding putative calcium-transporting ATPase 13, plasma membrane-type — MSAEFQANLHCMGVSIDLSQELTLRLKNMKRWHLAFAKIQCSMALLSLFREVLAKNHKKILPISPREIVISIEKSRESSHFCNIDGSFLSKIVKEKSIEGLVRAGGVGGIATSLQTDMHRGIVGHFEDILRRTEVFGSNAYLEPPTMSFFHFVWEAFKDPTIIILLVCAALSLGFGIEENGPKEGWYDGGSIIVAVFLVISVSAVSDFKQHRQFEKLSKISNDIRVEVVRNGKRKHASIFEIVVGDVICLKIGDQVPADGLLVEGHCLQVDESSMTGESDHVEIDSDLNPFLVSGTKVVDGYGKMLVTSVGMNTGWGEMMSTMKSRNTNEQTPLQERINELSSGIGKVGLAIAFLVLVVLLLRYFTGNTEDENGNKEFHGGRTKVDDAINKVVRIIAASVTILVVAIPEGLPLAVTLTLAYSMKKMVVDQAMVRKLSACETMGSATTICTDKTGTLTMNQMEVTKFWLGKESLEGKNHTLIAAHVLELLHEGVALNTTGSIYRPDESIHNIKFSGSPTEKALLSWAVFELNMNMEKVEKDSTVLYVEAFNSEKKRSGLLIKRFQDGVVRAHWKGAAEMILAMCTHYYDTKGNTLAFDDFERLKFRELIQEMAASSLRCIAFAYKHVSDTEHGDGEIHNKVQDTGLTFLGLVGLKDPCRPGVMKAVEDCQYAGVHVKMITGDNIFTAKAIATECGILGPNHETNDGSVVEGAEFRNYTEEERMERVEKICVMARSSPFDKLLMVQCLKKKGHVVAVTGDGTNDVPALKEADIGLSMGIQGTEVAKQSSDIVILDDNFASVVTVLKWGRCVYNNIQKFIQFQLTVNVAALVINFVAAVSAGEVPLTAVQLLWLNLIMDTLGALALATEKPAKELTQKKPVGRTEPLITNIMWRNLLAQALYQISVLLILYFRGEHFFQVSKRVNDTLIFNTFVLCQVFNEFNSRKLEKKNVFEGVHKNKVFLVIIGVTLILQVAMVEFLEKFADTERLSWGQWGICAGIAAVSWPIGWVVKCLPVPKRPLFSLLKLAIKY; from the coding sequence ATGTCTGCCGAATTCCAAGCCAATTTGCATTGCATGGGCGTTTCTATTGACCTTTCTCAAGAGCTTACTCTCCGCTTGAAAAACATGAAGAGATGGCATTTGGCTTTTGCGAAGATCCAATGCTCAATGGCACTGCTTTCTCTTTTCAGAGAAGTTCTtgctaaaaatcataaaaagatTCTACCCATTTCACCTAGAGAAATTGTTATTAGTATTGAAAAATCCCGAGAAAGTTCCCACTTTTGCAATATTGATGGATCATTCCTCTCCAAGATTGTGAAGGAGAAGAGCATTGAAGGTCTTGTTCGAGCTGGAGGTGTTGGAGGAATCGCAACATCTTTACAAACCGATATGCATCGTGGAATAGTGGGGCATTTTGAAGATATTTTAAGAAGAACTGAAGTATTTGGCTCTAATGCTTATCTGGAGCCACCTACGATGAGTTTCTTCCATTTCGTTTGGGAAGCTTTTAAGGATCCAACCATTATTATCCTCTTGGTTTGTGCTGCACTTTCTCTCGGATTCGGAATCGAAGAGAATGGTCCTAAAGAAGGTTGGTATGATGGAGGAAGCATAATTGTGGCTGTTTTTCTTGTCATTTCTGTTTCTGCTGTCAGCGATTTCAAGCAACACAGACAGTTCGAGAAACTTTCCAAGATCAGCAATGATATCCGTGTAGAAGTCGTGAGAAATGGGAAGCGAAAACATGCTTCTATCTTTGAAATTGTTGTTGGTGATGTAATCTGCTTAAAGATTGGTGATCAAGTACCTGCTGATGGATTACTCGTAGAAGGGCACTGTCTGCAAGTTGACGAATCGAGTATGACCGGGGAAAGTGATCACGTTGAAATTGATAGTGATCTGAATCCATTTCTGGTTTCTGGGACGAAGGTGGTTGACGGGTATGGTAAGATGCTCGTGACCTCTGTGGGAATGAACACCGGTTGGGGGGAAATGATGAGCACAATGAAAAGTCGCAATACGAATGAACAAACGCCTCTTCAGGAACGCATAAATGAGCTGAGCTCGGGTATAGGGAAAGTTGGTTTAGCCATAGCGTTTCTAGTTCTTGTCGTGCTCCTGTTACGCTACTTCACAGGGAACACAGAAGATGAAAATGGGAATAAAGAGTTCCATGGGGGTAGGACAAAAGTTGATGATGCAATCAATAAGGTGGTGAGAATTATTGCTGCTTCTGTCACTATTTTAGTTGTTGCAATTCCCGAAGGATTGCCTCTTGCCGTGACGCTTACTCTTGCTTATTCGATGAAAAAAATGGTGGTTGATCAGGCGATGGTAAGAAAACTCTCGGCTTGTGAGACGATGGGCTCTGCCACAACCATTTGCACGGATAAAACAGGGACTTTGACGATGAACCAAATGGAGGTAACTAAGTTTTGGCTGGGAAAAGAAAGTTTGGAAGGGAAAAATCACACTTTGATTGCTGCCCatgttcttgaattgcttcATGAGGGAGTAGCTCTCAACACAACTGGCAGCATTTACAGACCTGACGAATCGATACACAACATCAAGTTTTCCGGTAGTCCCACCGAAAAGGCACTCCTTTCGTGGGCAGTATTTGAATTAAACATGAATATGGAGAAAGTTGAAAAAGATTCTACAGTTCTGTATGTGGAAGCATtcaattcggagaagaagaggAGCGGCCTTTTGATTAAAAGGTTCCAAGACGGCGTGGTTCGTGCACACTGGAAAGGAGCGGCTGAAATGATTCTAGCAATGTGCACTCACTATTATGACACAAAGGGAAACACCTTAGCATTCGATGATTTTGAAAGGTTAAAATTTCGAGAGCTCATTCAAGAAATGGCTGCTAGCAGTCTCCGATGCATTGCATTTGCTTATAAGCACGTGTCAGATACGGAGCATGGAGATGGTGAAATACATAACAAGGTACAGGATACTGGTTTAACCTTTTTAGGCCTCGTTGGCCTAAAAGATCCATGTCGCCCTGGCGTGATGAAAGCTGTCGAAGATTGTCAATATGCAGGCGTTCACGTCAAAATGATAACTGGTGACAATATTTTCACTGCAAAGGCCATAGCGACCGAATGCGGGATACTCGGTCCCAATCATGAAACAAATGATGGATCAGTAGTGGAAGGTGCGGAATTTCGCAACTACACAGAAGAGGAGAGAATGGAGAGAGTTGAAAAGATATGTGTTATGGCAAGATCTTCCCCTTTCGACAAACTGCTAATGGTGCAGTGCCTAAAAAAGAAAGGTCATGTTGTGGCAGTCACTGGAGATGGAACAAATGATGTCCCAGCTCTGAAGGAAGCTGATATAGGACTTTCAATGGGGATTCAAGGTACAGAAGTGGCGAAACAAAGTTCTGATATCGTAATCTTGGATGATAATTTTGCTTCTGTTGTGACGGTTTTGAAGTGGGGAAGATGTGTATACAACAACATACAGAAATTCATCCAGTTCCAGCTCACAGTAAACGTAGCAGCTCTAGTAATCAACTTTGTGGCAGCAGTTTCAGCAGGTGAAGTCCCACTAACTGCAGTACAGTTACTATGGTTAAATCTCATCATGGACACATTAGGTGCATTAGCTCTCGCTACAGAAAAACCGGCCAAAGAACTCACTCAAAAGAAGCCCGTGGGTCGAACCGAGCCTCTTATTACCAACATTATGTGGAGAAATTTACTAGCTCAAGCCTTGTATCAGATATCAGTCCTCTTGATACTATATTTCAGAGGCGAACACTTTTTCCAAGTCAGCAAGCGAGTAAACGATACATTGATTTTCAACACTTTTGTTCTGTGCCAAGTGTTTAATGAGTTTAACTCGCGCAAACTTGAGAAGAAGAACGTGTTTGAAGGGGTACACAAGAACAAGGTGTTCTTGGTGATCATTGGAGTGACTTTAATTCTTCAAGTGGCGATGGTGGAGTTTCTTGAAAAATTTGCAGATACAGAGAGGTTGAGTTGGGGACAGTGGGGGATTTGTGCAGGGATTGCAGCTGTATCTTGGCCAATTGGTTGGGTTGTTAAGTGCTTACCAGTTCCAAAGAGACCATTATTCAGTCTTCTCAAGTTAGCTATAAAATATTAG
- the LOC140815275 gene encoding putative calcium-transporting ATPase 13, plasma membrane-type yields MPSVILANSQCMDSLSYLHDTVNLSLRNKKRWHLALVTIYCSRAFFPRFKQEEILSRKWSKISPELSSRVILDVVQEHPLFSGVDQSSLIEVVKDKSLDRLAELGGVEGISSSLKTDLQNGITGDLEDISSRHEAFGMNTYRKPPTKSFLHFVWEAFKDPTILILLLCASLSLGFGIKENGPKEGWYDGGSIFVAVFLVISVSAISNFRQNSQFEKLSKVSSNIPVEVLRNGRRQQITIFEIVVGEVVCLKIGDQVPADGLFIEGHSLQVDESSMTGESDHVEINAYQKPFLFSGTKVADGYGTMLITSVGMNTTWGEMMSTISRDLNEQTPLQMRLNKLTSSIGNTEDDNGNKEFNGSKTKADDVINAVVRIIAAAVTIVVVAIPEGLPLAVTLTLAYSMKRMMADQAMVRKLSACETMGSATIICTDKTGTLTLNQMKVTKFWLGKESPQGMDYSLISRRVLELLYQGIGLNTTGSVYRSEISGTDLEFSGSPTEKAILSWAMLELNMDMEAIKRECNVLKVEAFNSEKKRSGILMKKVEDGGSHVHWKGAAEMILAMCSHYYDIEGDIKDLNDLERVKFDQIIQGMAASSLRCIAFAHKQVLEVEHESGGNHPRIQENGLTLLGMVGLKDPCRPGVKRAVENCQFAGVQVKMITGDNVFTAKAIATECGILHPNQEANDGMVIQGAEFRGYTDEKRMEIVDKICVMARSSPFDKLLMVQCLKRKGHVVAVTGDGTNDAPALKEADIGLSMGIQGTEVAKESSDIVILDDNFASVATVLMWGRCVYNNIQKFIQFQLTVNVAALVINFVAAVSAGEVPLTAVQLLWVNLIMDTLGALALATEKPTKELMNQKPVGRTMPLITNVMWRNLLAQALYQISVLLILQFRGESILSISKRVNDTLIFNAFVLCQVFNEFNARKLEKKNVFEGIHKNKLFLGIVGVTLILQVVMVEFLKKFADTERLNWGQWGLCIGIAAASWPIGWLVKSIPVTDRPVSSFFSFKNLQGM; encoded by the exons ATGCCTTCGGTCATTCTTGCAAACTCGCAGTGCATGGACTCGTTATCTTATCTGCATGACACTGTGAATCTCAGCCTACGCAATAAAAAGAGATGGCATTTGGCTTTAGTCACAATTTATTGTTCGAGGGCTTTCTTCCCCCGCTTCAAACAAGAAGAGATATTATCGCGAAAATGGAGCAAGATTTCGCCTGAACTGTCTTCAAGAGTCATTCTCGATGTTGTTCAAGAGCATCCTTTATTCTCTGGTGTTGATCAGTCGAGCCTTATCGAGGTTGTTAAAGACAAAAGCCTTGATCGTTTGGCAGAACTTGGAGGAGTTGAAGGGATTTCTTCTTCTCTTAAGACAGATTTGCAAAATGGTATTACTGGTGATTTGGAAGATATTTCTTCTAGGCATGAAGCATTTGGTATGAATACATATCGAAAGCCACCAACCAAGAGTTTCCTCCATTTTGTATGGGAAGCTTTCAAGGATCCAACGATTCTAATTCTATTGCTCTGTGCTTCACTCTCTCTTGGATTTGGTATCAAAGAGAATGGTCCTAAAGAGGGTTGGTATGATGGAGGAAGCATATTTGTTGCTGTTTTTCTAGTTATTTCTGTATCTGCTATCAGCAATTTCAGGCAAAACAGTCAGTTCGAGAAACTTTCGAAAGTGAGCAGTAATATTCCAGTAGAAGTTCTGAGAAATGGACGAAGGCAACAGATAACGATATTTGAGATCGTTGTTGGAGAAGTCGTTTGTCTCAAGATTGGTGATCAAGTACCTGCGGATGGCCTGTTCATAGAAGGCCACTCTTTGCAAGTGGATGAATCTAGCATGACTGGAGAAAGTGATCATGTGGAGATTAATGCATATCAGAAACCCTTTCTGTTTTCAGGCACGAAGGTTGCTGATGGATATGGTACAATGCTAATAACTTCTGTGGGAATGAACACTACTTGGGGTGAAATGATGAGCACAATAAGTCGTGATTTGAATGAGCAAACACCCCTTCAAATGCGGTTGAACAAGCTAACTTCATCAATTG GAAATACGGAAGATGACAATGGGAATAAAGAGTTCAATGGGAGTAAAACTAAGGCTGATGATGTGATCAATGCTGTGGTGAGGATTATTGCTGCTGCTGTAACTATAGTAGTTGTCGCGATTCCTGAAGGGCTGCCTCTTGCAGTCACACTAACTCTTGCTTATTCGATGAAAAGAATGATGGCAGATCAGGCAATGGTGAGAAAGCTCTCAGCTTGTGAGACGATGGGCTCAGCCACAATTATATGTACAGATAAAACAGGTACTCTTACTTTGAATCAGATGAAAGTAACCAAGTTTTGGTTGGGAAAAGAATCTCCACAAGGGATGGATTATTCTTTGATTTCTAGGCGTGTTCTTGAATTATTGTACCAAGGGATTGGCCTCAACACAACAGGTAGTGTTTACAGGTCTGAGATATCAGGAACAGATCTTGAGTTCTCTGGCAGTCCAACAGAGAAGGCGATTCTTTCATGGGCCATGCTCGAATTGAACATGGATATGGAGGCGATAAAACGAGAATGCAATGTTTTGAAGGTTGAAGCATTCAATTCCGAAAAGAAGAGAAGTGGCATACTGATGAAGAAAGTTGAAGATGGCGGGAGCCATGTACACTGGAAAGGAGCTGCTGAAATGATACTTGCAATGTGCTCTCATTACTATGATATTGAAGGTGACATTAAAGATTTGAATGATCTTGAAAGGGTGAAATTTGACCAGATTATTCAAGGGATGGCTGCCAGTAGTCTTCGTTGCATCGCTTTTGCACATAAGCAGGTTCTAGAGGTCGAGCATGAGAGCGGCGGAAACCATCCAAGAATTCAAGAAAATGGGCTGACCCTGTTGGGCATGGTGGGACTGAAAGATCCATGTCGCCCTGGCGTGAAGAGAGCTGTGGAAAATTGCCAATTTGCTGGCGTGCAAGTTAAGATGATCACCGGTGACAATGTATTCACTGCAAAAGCTATAGCCACCGAATGTGGAATACTCCATCCTAACCAAGAAGCAAATGATGGGATGGTCATTCAAGGGGCCGAGTTTCGTGGATACACAGATGAGAAGCGAATGGAGATAGTTGATAAAATCTGTGTCATGGCAAGGTCTTCTCCTTTCGACAAACTTCTGATGGTGCAGTGCCTGAAAAGAAAAGGCCATGTTGTGGCAGTGACTGGAGATGGCACAAATGATGCACCTGCACTGAAGGAAGCTGATATAGGCCTGTCAATGGGGATCCAAGGTACAGAAGTGGCAAAAGAAAGTTCGGATATTGTAATCTTGGACGATAACTTTGCTTCAGTTGCTACAGTTTTGATGTGGGGAAGATGTGTTTACAACAATATTCAGAAATTCATCCAGTTTCAGCTCACAGTAAATGTAGCAGCTCTTGTCATCAACTTTGTGGCAGCGGTTTCAGCCGGTGAGGTGCCGTTGACTGCTGTTCAACTTTTATGGGTAAACCTGATCATGGACACTTTGGGAGCATTAGCCCTCGCTACAGAGAAGCCCACAAAAGAACTCATGAACCAGAAGCCTGTGGGTCGAACGATGCCACTTATCACCAATGTCATGTGGAGGAATTTGCTAGCTCAAGCCTTGTATCAGATAtctgttctcttgatattacaATTCAGAGGAGAATCAATTTTGAGTATCAGCAAAAGGGTAAACGACACTTTGATATTCAACGCTTTTGTTCTGTGTCAAGTGTTTAATGAGTTCAATGCACGTAAACTCGAGAAGAAGAATGTTTTCGAGGGGATACACAAGAACAAGCTGTTCTTGGGGATTGTTGGGGTTACTTTGATTCTTCAAGTGGTTATGGTCGAGTTTCTTAAGAAGTTTGCGGATACAGAGAGGTTAAATTGGGGACAGTGGGGACTGTGCATCGGAATCGCAGCTGCTTCATGGCCAATTGGTTGGCTTGTCAAAAGCATACCGGTAACTGATAGACCTGTGTCCAGTTTTTTCAGTTTCAAGAACTTACAGGGCATGTAA
- the LOC140815277 gene encoding ATP sulfurylase 1, chloroplastic-like, whose translation MATMASLYLKNSTPTFHSIPKIPKTHVSPPFNVPVHRHPPSKIRRLTHISASLIDPDGGKLVQLFVPESEKESKFKQAVSLPKIRLSMIDLQWVHVLSEGWASPLKGFMRESQFLQTLHFNSLRLEDGSFVNMSVPIVLAIDDNQKSRVGSFTSVALVDEKGDPVAILNDIEIYKHNKEERIARTWGTTAPGLPYVDEAITESGNWLIGGDLEVIHPIQYNDGLDRFRLSPAQLRDEFERRNADAVFAFQLRNPVHNGHALLMNDTRRRLLEMGYKNPILLLHPLGGYTKADDVPLNWRMKQHEKVLEDGVLDPETTVVSIFPSPMHYAGPTEVQWHAKARINAGANFYIVGRDPAGMSHPIEKRDLYDADHGKKVLSMAPGLEKLNILPFKVAAYDKTQGKMAFFDPSRAQDFLFISGTKMRTLAKNKENPPDGFMCPGGWQVLVEYYDSLAPFENGALPIPVPA comes from the exons ATGGCAACAATGGCTTCTCTATACCTCAAAAATTCCACCCCAACCTTCCATTCCATCCCAAAAATACCAAAAACCCATGTCTCTCCGCCCTTCAATGTCCCAGTCCACCGCCACCCCCCCTCCAAAATCCGACGCCTCACCCACATATCCGCTTCTCTAATCGATCCGGATGGTGGGAAGCTTGTTCAACTATTCGTACCAGAATCAGAAAAAGAATCCAAATTCAAGCAGGCTGTGAGCCTGCCGAAGATCAGGCTCTCCATGATTGATCTTCAGTGGGTGCATGTGCTCAGCGAAGGCTGGGCAAGCCCATTGAAGGGATTCATGAGAGAGTCGCAGTTCCTCCAAACACTTCATTTTAATTCTCTCCGTCTAGAAGACGGGTCGTTTGTGAACATGTCGGTACCTATCGTACTGGCGATTGATGATAATCAGAAGAGTCGGGTCGGGTCGTTTACCAGCGTGGCACTTGTTGATGAAAAGGGCGACCCAGTTGCTATTTTGAATGA CATTGAGATCTACAAGCACAATAAAGAAGAACGAATAGCAAGAACTTGGGGTACGACTGCACCTGGTCTGCCCTATGTTGATGAAGCAATAACAGAATCCGGAAACTGGCTGATTGGTGGTGATTTAGAGGTTATACATCCCATTCAGTATAATGATGGCCTTGATCGATTCCGGCTTTCTCCTGCACAGCTTCGTGATGAGTTTGAGAGACGCAATGCAGATGCAGTATTTGCTTTCCAGCTAAGAAACCCTGTGCACAATGGCCATGCTCTATTGATGAATGACACGCGTCGCCGGCTTCTTGAGATGGGATACAAGAATCCCATCCTCTTGCTTCATCCTTTAGGCGGTTACACAAAAGCAGACGATGTTCCACTTAACTGGCGAATGAAGCAGCATGAAAAG GTGCTTGAAGATGGCGTCCTTGATCCAGAGACTACGGTTGTTTCGATATTTCCGTCTCCAATGCACTATGCTGGACCGACTGAGGTTCAGTGGCATGCTAAAGCTCGGATTAACGCAGGCGCAAACTTTTACATTGTCGGGCGCGACCCAGCTGGCATGAGCCACCCCATTGAGAAACGAGATTTGTATGACGCTGATCATGGAAAGAAAGTACTAAGCATGGCTCCTGGATTGGAGAAGTTGAACATTTTACCATTCAAG GTGGCTGCATATGACAAGACTCAGGGTAAAATGGCATTCTTTGATCCATCAAGGGCACAAGATTTTCTATTCATATCTGGCACCAAG ATGCGAACCTTGGCAAAGAACAAGGAAAACCCTCCTGATGGATTCATGTGTCCTGGTGGCTGGCAAGTTTTGGTGGAATATTACGATAGTTTAGCTCCCTTTGAGAATGGTGCACTGCCCATACCTGTTCCTGCCTAA